Proteins encoded by one window of Streptomyces sp. LX-29:
- a CDS encoding NAD(P)H-binding protein — translation MTTNTNDILVLGATGKTGRRLVRRLREQGASVRAASRSSAVRFDWTEPATWEPAVAGAAAVYLIAPEEAEPVHDFVKQAAAAGVRRFVTLSGRGMDLVGEDFGRGMAAGEQAVRESGAEWTILRPNNFNQNFSEDLWHQPLRDGRLALPIGDVPETFVDVDDVAEVAATVLTRDGHAGRVYELSGPRGLTFREATETIARAAGRTIDYVELTPEEYAADLRGLGIPEPFVKALGALFAFHREGHTSEPVDGVRQVLGREPLTFEAYVERAAKAGAWS, via the coding sequence ATGACGACGAACACGAACGACATCCTGGTCCTCGGCGCCACCGGTAAGACGGGGCGCCGACTGGTACGGCGGCTGCGCGAGCAGGGCGCCTCGGTGCGCGCCGCCTCGCGCTCCAGCGCGGTGCGCTTCGACTGGACCGAGCCCGCCACCTGGGAGCCGGCGGTGGCCGGGGCCGCGGCGGTCTACCTGATCGCCCCGGAGGAGGCCGAGCCGGTGCACGACTTCGTCAAGCAGGCCGCGGCGGCGGGGGTGCGCCGCTTCGTGACGCTCTCCGGGCGCGGCATGGACCTGGTCGGCGAGGACTTCGGGCGCGGCATGGCCGCCGGGGAGCAGGCGGTGCGGGAGTCCGGCGCCGAGTGGACCATCCTGCGCCCCAACAACTTCAACCAGAACTTCAGCGAGGACCTCTGGCACCAGCCGCTGCGCGACGGGCGGCTCGCGCTGCCCATCGGCGACGTTCCGGAGACCTTCGTCGACGTCGACGACGTCGCGGAGGTCGCGGCGACCGTGCTGACGCGCGACGGGCACGCGGGTCGGGTGTACGAGCTCTCCGGCCCGCGCGGGCTGACCTTCCGGGAGGCCACCGAGACCATCGCCCGCGCGGCGGGCCGCACCATCGACTACGTCGAGCTGACCCCGGAGGAGTACGCCGCGGACCTGCGCGGCCTCGGCATCCCCGAGCCCTTCGTCAAGGCGCTCGGCGCCCTGTTCGCCTTCCACCGCGAGGGGCACACCTCGGAGCCGGTGGACGGGGTGCGGCAGGTGCTCGGCCGTGAGCCGCTCACCTTCGAGGCGTATGTCGAGCGGGCGGCGAAGGCG